Sequence from the Verrucomicrobiia bacterium genome:
GGTGGGCTTGGGGGTAGGAGTAACCCTAGGTGCTTTACTGGGATCGGCTGTAGGGGCAAGGGTCGAGCCAGGGGTTGGCGTAGGGGTTGGGGTGGCTTGTGCAACTTCACCTGCACCTGTGACGGTAACGGATTTCCCGCTACATCCGCCGGTAATGTCTGTTCCTGCACCGTCATTAGCAAGTACCTGACAGCTGCTTAGTCCAAAGTTACCGCTTCCGGCAGTGAGTGCTTTCAAGACTACGGTAGCTACCAAGCCTGTGCCTGTGTATCCAGAAGGTTTGCCACAGGAAATATCGGCCCCACCACCGCTTGGGTCTGCAGAAGAGATTTGCAGCGTACAGACGGATCCCGAGTACGTGCCGCGTACACCTTCAAAGAGGTTGGTAGGGTAGGAGAAGTGGGCATCAAAGGCATTAGCCGATGCGCCGCCTGTATTTACGTAGATTGTGACGGAAATGTCCTGCCCAACAGTGACGCTGGATGCCCCGCTCACAAACATGGAGGCCGCTGCCTGGGCTGGCTCTGGCTTATGGAGCGCGGCGAGAGGGATCGCCAAAATCGTCACTAGCAGGAAGAGGGCGGGTTTGGCGAAGCGGGTAAGCATGAACTAGAGAATCGGTTTAACCGTAAGGGGAAGATCGGGAAGTTCTTGTGCAATGTTGGTGCCTTTTCCGTCATTAGCCAGTACTTGGCTACGTTCGGGATCAAGGGTGACGGTGGTGGAGCCAACCGCTTTTGCGCGCATATTCATGCGCACTACTACGGTGTCACCGAGGAAGCCAGGATTGGGAATGCCGCACGACACATTTACTTCTCCCTTTATGTTATCAAAGCTATTGTCCAGATAAAACGTGCAGAACGATTTCTCGGTGGTCATATTCACCACTTCCAGGAACTGGGACTTGAATTGCACGTGTGCGGAGACCGCGTTCACAGGTGTGCCGTTTGTTTGAATACGCACTTCGACAGGAAAAACTTCTCCCGGAATAATATCGGTAGTCGGCGGAAGAAAGTACATGCGGGACTGCTTGAGCGTGTCTATCTGCTGTTTCCGGATAGCCACCGGGAGGGCAAGGAGTATGAGCACGCCTAGAATGGTCCACAGCAAAGCCTTGGAGCGGTTACCCTGGCGCTTGTAGCCAAGTAGGGTGCGATGAAGAAGGGTGGTGAAGGTATTCATGACTAA
This genomic interval carries:
- a CDS encoding cohesin domain-containing protein, whose translation is MLTRFAKPALFLLVTILAIPLAALHKPEPAQAAASMFVSGASSVTVGQDISVTIYVNTGGASANAFDAHFSYPTNLFEGVRGTYSGSVCTLQISSADPSGGGADISCGKPSGYTGTGLVATVVLKALTAGSGNFGLSSCQVLANDGAGTDITGGCSGKSVTVTGAGEVAQATPTPTPTPGSTLAPTADPSKAPRVTPTPKPTTTPKVTPTPTPGGPAAPVAGATTPEPTPPINPPEATLLPESTPTPDASATPEPETPQTERRSIGQAVRDVFGTLGDFKSLTGDTTGAIALLLTMIPALALAFAIMVLVYRLYLLERRRRRTLDRLFELELSELASLEGKLDLLAEKGAKGKEQFKEEFKAAKENILRQIKPDYGKAVESPKKKAEEPPAAK
- a CDS encoding cohesin domain-containing protein, which translates into the protein MNTFTTLLHRTLLGYKRQGNRSKALLWTILGVLILLALPVAIRKQQIDTLKQSRMYFLPPTTDIIPGEVFPVEVRIQTNGTPVNAVSAHVQFKSQFLEVVNMTTEKSFCTFYLDNSFDNIKGEVNVSCGIPNPGFLGDTVVVRMNMRAKAVGSTTVTLDPERSQVLANDGKGTNIAQELPDLPLTVKPIL